The genomic stretch GTGCCAGGCTGTaaacgtgtttatttctgctgtaaagctgGACATTTTACCATTAGTGTCTATGACGGCTTACTCTCTTTTGGAGCCAGTCTCAAGTGAAAATTCAAGGGACTTCACTTGTTTTACTCTTCTGTATTAGTTTCAGTGGTAGagttttgcctttttgtatGAAATCAGCAAGATATAAAATGTTGATTAATGATTTCAAGAGGTGTTGGTGGGTAGACTTGCTTTCAGACAGAGCCAAGCTAtctgtttctccctgtttctagtcttaatgctaagctaagttagcAGCTACCAACTCTAGCCTTATGTTGACAGACACGAAACTTTctgcaagaaagaaaacaagcatattatgttaaaatgttcttctaatattatataaaaatactaGAATTTTCTGGCCTCTGCCACATTTTTGAGACTTGGTGCTGCTGATGGTCACATGTATCAGCAGTTCAACCAGTGAAACTCACCCTACAAATCAGGAAATTCCTTATGATGTAAGATGACCTtcctaaaaaacacacaataagaCAGAGTCTCTCTCATGTCTGATATtatgttcttcctcctcagCATACACCTGCAATGCTGATATTATTCAGCCTGGTCTGACTCCTCTGCAGCCCAACCTGGATGATTTCATGGACATACCAGGTattcgtctgtctgtctgtctgtctgtctgtctgtctgtctgactgtctgccTGCTTGCCAGTCTgcttgcctgtctgtctgtccgtctagGAATAGACAGCAGATATTCATCCAAATACTAGTTAATTAGTCACTGACAGTGTcattacaaaaaacattttcatgataACAGCTAAAAATGTCTGGACTCAAAGCGTGTAATTAGAGGTATCACAGTTTTTATGTCATCAGATTTGTAGCCTGACTGTCAGTTTCTCTATTTCTGACAAACCATAATTTTAGGTTCTCATCCTGCTTGACACACTGTCAAAAAGtccaaataaaatgtgaataagaGCCTAAACCTGAAATCAAATTGAGGTACTCAATGCAGACTTTGTttataatgcttttttttttgtacatttgtgtCGCATAATTAGTTCTTGAGTGACACTCAGGGACCTCAGAGGTTACAGAGTGGTCAAAGGCAGGGTTGAGCTGTGAGCACTAGAATAGGGAAGTGGAACAGGATATGTTTAACCGCTATTGCTGGCTTTGGCACCACCTATTTtccaaatgtagaaaataaagaaagtgaTGGGCTGAGATATGTGAAATATGATGATGGTTCCTCCAAAAATTAGTGCTAAATGTTCAGCTATAGTCAATATTTCTTTAACAGTGTGGAATGTGAAAGGGGTCGCTTGCTGTGACAAACCCACAGAGAAATATCACCCAGATCTGCAGTTCCCTCATTATGCTCCCTTGTTGATGAGCACATGGGCACATACAGTAGGGACAccacagatgtgtgtttgtcttctaGTCAACTCGGAGTCTGCTGGCAGGACTCCATTCCATCCATGCACAGTAGTTCAGCTCATACATATTCcacacatgcatatatatatatatatatatatatatatatatatatatatatatatatatatatatatatatatatatatatatatatatgcatatatatatgcatatatatatatatatatatatatattctgctCTTGTAAATGTTGGGCATTTACAAAGAGGTTCATGTGGACTCTCATGAATTTGGACTGATGGCAAACTTTATGTCATGTGAACTCTAGGgaaccttcacacacacactgctgctttaggctgcacacaaacatgcagcagatCCTTGCTTACTTAGTCAAGTTCACAGTTTTGATTATGCTCCCTTGCAGACACAGACAGTTGCGGACATCCCAGACGTGTAgttgatatttttatattacCTTATAGTCTGCTTGACGTACGCTGCTCCAAACATGCATCATAGATTGGCATCTGCATATTTTGAATACATACACGACTGTCCTTTTAGTGTAGCTGCCTGCAGTGGAGACATAAATTTTGGGCTGCCAATGTCAATAAAGGGGCCTGTGCTGACTCCAGTGGGTTTTGGCAGATGACAAAATTCACGTGACATGAACAACCTGATGTACTCGTAGATAATACTGGCCTGAGctttgctgaactgttttgttttgttttctgtgtttggttttttggCTCAACTTTTTGGTTCACTGTCACCACTCTCATGTTTTTTGCTACAGAAAGTAAATTCCGAGTGTACACTACCTACTCAGCACCAAACAATAGACAAAGTTAGCAACTGTGTTTTacgttggtggagaccaaaaaacAGAGATCAGAAGAAATTAATATTGCATTCATATTCACCAGATGGACATaaacatgactccaaatgaaTTTCAGTGttactttgtttctgtttaatgTGAGAATATGCAACTATTGGCTAACTCATCAACTTTAAAAATTATAACATCATTTCATTTGTTAACAGGTTGCATCAGCAGCCTCAAGTAGAAAAAACATAGTTAAGGCTAAATGCCTTAGTGAACTATGAtataatgtttcacacagaagTTGAGAGATCAAATGTGAGTAAGATTTGATCCAACATTATTCATTTTCTGATACTGACTACTGAGTCCTTTTTCAAGTGAATTTTTATTGATACATCCCTTAGGGTGTGATAGACTAGTAAAGGTTCTAATGCTCTGGCTGGCCCCGTGAGAGCCAACAGCTTTTGATAGCAAATGGCTCTCTTGCGACAAGAGAGCAGAAAAGCTTCAGGCAGAAGAGGAGAAGCACACTGAAATTTAGTTCCTTGCTCAGGGGCACAATGACTGtgtttttttggcctttgtgTTACTTTCAGTGGAGCAGTCCAGCAGTCCTGTGGCTACAAGTCAGCCGTTGTAATCGACAGGCAACCTGCTGCCCATttatgtaatgtgtgtgtgtgtgtgcacgcacgCGTGCACAtgcgtgcatgcatgcgtgtgtgtgcatgcgtgcatgcatgtgtgcctgTGTTTGTTCTCAGCTGTCTGCCTCACTTTTGGTCACAAGGTCCAGAGAGCTAAAGATTGTCAGAGTAACACGGCCGTGAGATTAATTCATGCATAGTTGCCTCTGTGCTTCTACTAAATGGACATACAGCATAATgccagatgtttcttttttctgagatgaaaacacaaacattctgGTATGTATTTTCAGCACGAGATATCATGCTGAACACATAAATGCTAATGACAGCCAACAGTGGCCAGCGATTTGCAATATTTGTCTGCTCAAAAGTATGTGACCTGGCAGATACAAAGCACACACCTTTAGTGACCAACACATACAGAGACCTTAACATTGTTTGATGTTATGGCTCTGTGTTCTTATtctctgtttgtatttttgacaCTCAGCCACGTGTGTAATACTGAGCAGCAGACTGACAGGAAAAATTCCTCTGATGTGATGTGACATCACTGAAGGTAGCAAAAAGGGgcatcatttaaatgtcagctAATTAAAAGTTCAACTTTTCATCTAGATTAAGTTTAACACCAAAAAGTCATCAGTAGCCTCTAGATCTAATTTTGAGGaacttttttcttcacatttctaCTAGAATTTAGCTGTCTAACATCAAATGTTTGTAATAACTACATAGACTCAACACTTCAGTCAGGCCAGATACATCTGGAGGTGACTACACAGTAGATTATCTCCTACCTGAATAAACAACAATGTAATATGCACtgaccagccacaacattagaACCATGGGACCTCTTGGGGGGTCAATGTGGTGTCAGAACTGTAAAGTGGAAAGCTTTGGGACCTGTGGCCGTCATGGATCCTGCAGATGCTTGATTAGATTGAGATCCAGGCTGCTTGGAGGCTCAGTCAACTTCTTGggctcttggttgtgttcctaGTTTCCAGTTTTTGCAATGTGGCCTGGTGCATTGTCTTGCAGGGAGAGTGTGATGTTGAGTTTGCAGTAACGTTTAGGTAGATTGTGTGTGTCAAAGTAGCAtctacatgaatgccaggacccaagatTTTCCAGAAAAACATTGCATGGTAATTAGGTGACATTGTTATTTCCTTAACCTGTCAGTAGATGTAGTGTTATGAATGGCCAGTATATTCATCTGCATCTTAAGTACAAGGTGTTGCTTTTCTTGATCCgtttaagtgttttttattaaattgtttTGCCATAGGTTAATTCGATTTTGTTTGCCAGGTTTTATCTTGTTAAAGAGATTTTTTGGTtaaatgaaagacaaaatgTGAATTGCTTATTGCAGTCTTGTGTGTGGACCAAGAACGACTGAGaaatctgtatattttgtgCTGTAAATAGTTGATTTTTCAATATATGTCCAAATCAGCTGATGTTATCTTATTCCAGATATACTGGTATCCGATGTCCAATAAGTAACAAGAAATTGCAGCACAGAAATGTCAACATTATGTCTGGGATCATCCAGAAATGTTATCAGCATTACATAGTTTTTCCAGCAGAGAGCACTATCCCACTTGAATGGTgtcatactgaaaaaaaatctcagttgTCTGTATGGGGATTagttcgatttttttttttttttttttttaagcaaatacTGTCAGTCAGTGCAGATAACCCCCAAATTTCAATATTGGTATTGTCCTCAAAATGGTAAAATTCTCCCAGTTGTGTCAGTGTTGTGATTAGcagtctctgtgtgttttgtcagaTATCTTTATGAACTACCGGGGCCAGCCCACTGACCAGACTGCTTTTGCTGACTGTGGCTATTATGATAGTTTGTCCAGCACAGCGTTTGCTCCAGGTCCCTCCCCTGTGGTGACAGATCCTCAACTGATGATCGACACCCAGCTCGCTCAGGTACTGCTGCTGTTACTGgctcctcctgtttgtttttttttgctgcaggaACATTTCATCCGCAACTTCTGTTGTGAAATTGACTGAATCTTTCTTTTCCAGCCTAATCTAGCATCCAACAATTTGCCCTCCACATCCAATACCGAggcagaccagaccagacctgGCCAGGATTGCAGTGAATACCACACATCCCCCATCATATCAAGAGCTATGCCATATGGACATCAGTCATACCAAGATGCACCTGCTTCTATAGCATTTGCCAGCAGCACCGAGCAGCCGGACCCTGCAAGTGTTCCTTTTTTGTACCCACTACCATGCCACAAATATGGCTACTACACAACACCCAGCATGACCTCCACTGTCATCActcacactgcctccaccatggGAGCTCAGGGCTCTGTTCACCAGACTCATGGCTACCCTCATGCGGGGGACACATACTCCCAGACTCCCTGTCACTCTCTCAGTTACTCAGCTGCTGTATCTGACCTGGTCCAAGCAGCCCTGCCCTCTGTCACCACAAGTCACTGCTTCTCAGTCCCAGAGCAGGTGGCTGTTACAGGGGTCAGAGGGAAGCACAAGCAAAAGACAGGAGGACTGAGGCCAACTGGTCCCTGTGCAATGCCATCCAGCCCTCCATCTACTGCCCCTACAGCCACTAGCTGCCTGGCTAAGCTGCTCTCCTCAAGTACCCATGAAAGTGAGTCAGTTCTGACATGTCTTCTGTCTCCTGCTACAGTTGGAACTAGTTAGTGAGACTGTATTTCTgtcccccccccaaaaaaatgactgtttttttttctttcaggaaAGCCAGCATTAGAATTTGATACTGCTTTAGCAACAGCCAAAGGTCAAAGGTCGTCATCTCCCAGCTCCTTGGTGAGCCTTTCCTAAAGTATCACAAGTGTCATTTACTGGCTTGGCACAGCATCTCTGCAACAAAcaactttatattttttcattttcaaaaattgttttagtcattcattcagcagcagcagcaggtttaacCATGAATGTTATCACTGCTATCACTATGCCCTGTGACTACTTAATAGGTACCTGCTATATATCAGAAATACTTCAACACccattcagtgttttgtgtatcttaGCTATCTTTGCCATATCCTTTGCCAATTTGTGCTATAATCTTAAGCATTACCATGTCTTTCATAAAGGAGTTAAAATCTGTAGAGCTGGTAGATTCTTTGTGCTCCTGTGACCTCTGCTGCTGGTCTGATTTAAATTGAAGTTGTCTAAGCAAATTGATTTTATTCATACTTGCAGACACTTATAACTGCATATTATGTGTTATTCAGCAGACAAGCAGCGGCTCACACGTTGGTGCATCTACATCACAGCTGCAGTATGGAGCTGGTTGGCCTGAAGGGATCCCAGCATTGACACCTCTGCCCTGCCTGAGCGCCTCCCTGGGCCACAGCGGAACACATGGCAGCGCCTCCAGAGGCTTGACAGTGTCGGCCCTCCTCGCCCACGGCtccacacacaccagcacaacTCTGCTCATCCCCAAGACAGAGAAACTATCACCTGTCCAACTATACAGCACAGACAGAAGCAGCTTAACCGGTAGGCCCTAACTGCTGCACTGCAACATGTCTCACTTATTTAATAAATATACAGTACTGTAGTATGACTCATGGATGTTTACATGCTAAGCCAAGGTTTTAGTGTAGAGACCAAAATGATCCCTGATAGACAGGGATAGACTCTGGGACTCCATGCTAAACTTTAGTATTGAATATATGGAATTTGAGCAGGCATCTCGTAATACACAAGAAGAGTACACAAGAATTTGAAGCAGCTGTTAGAataagtaaatttaaaaaatatatgacaTGCAGCTCAATCTGACAGTTTCATGGAAGAGAACATGGATATTTATCAAACAACAACATGATTTAATGAGTGAAGAAGATGTTATACTTCAGTGCATTTCTGTGCACAGGCAGCAAGGGACATTTTGGCTTTGGAAGGATCAAAACCAATTTTTCAATTGGATATGCCTCAACTGCAATACCTACTCAAAACTCATGGGACTGCATGGCAGCTCATGGGCCTGACAGCTACTGAAGAAGAAAGGAAGAACAGAAGAGCCGCCATAATTTGAAAGCGATAATAAAATGGACAGTCAGCGCGTTAGAGTGCACTTTGTGTGTGGAAGATCTGCAAACACgaacaacacaaacactctCCACATTCACTTGCCTACACGGACAAGGTCATGCCTTGTCCCGGTCAAGCCCTTCAGTCATAAGAGCACTTGCAGCTGTAAAAACTAGTGTGCAGCAGATGAATGAGATTAAAGATGAACAGCAGTTTTGAAGTTCAGTGTCATGGCTCCAGCTGTCGCCATCTTGGTGGTCCCTGACTTCATCTAACTCCTAGCTCATCGAAAAATGAGCTAAGAGCTCTAAAATTAGAAGAGCAAAAGTGAGTCTTTGGACCATGGACTGTCCTATGACAGCACCCACCTGTCATTTAAAGTGGCCATGCTCGTAATTATGCATAGCTTAAGCCTTAGTACAATTTAAATGACTGAGTTATATAAACATTCATCTTCTGTGCAGTTGTCATGAACATGGAATTCAGCTGTAGAGattaaaactgttgttttttttgttttgttttctaaccTGTAAACATGCTTACTGCTGCTATAAAGTTGGATATTTTAACACGGAGGGTTCTGAGGACTGACTCAGTTTTGGAGCCACTGTCATGTGCCCATTTGAGGTAGTTTTTGGCACATACTtaattttttcttaattttaaaaaataatccttGTTGCATGAAcaacaaggatttttttttgctgaataaatCATTAATCTGCAGCatataacataaaatgaaaaaaagaataaccAAGTCTGAAaggttattgttattgttattcgGTTGAGtgctaaaattacaaaatgtatttaaaggtAATCAGGAAAGCCAAACCTGTAACTGAATAAACCAAATGGTAAGAGTAATGTAATTTTACATCACATtataattagggctgggaccTTAACGCGTTAATTCCGACCAATTAATTATCGCGGacaataacgcgttaaaaataataacgcaattaattgcaccctcctcagttccctcatttctggcacaccggtaactctgatgaacactccagcccagtaggtggcggtaatgaacctaaagtctgtttgtagccatgaagaagaagcacaggaagtactgagtgaagtcaggcacgggtgaacagtgaaggaagacgaggttgagcttgttgggcagaaagtttccttttaaaaatcttcccgatggcagcttggataaaagcctggttgtgtgcaaattgtacaacaaagagttttctgatcactgcgtcacttcaagctgacagtatcacctcaatgtaaaacatgttgctgttagcaccagagctaacgttagctacgagtcacgttaacggctaacggtgtagccatcccataatagaccacttttctagacagtgcttgagtttacagaaattcttaaaatgttgaataaaatcgctataattgcacttagatttgcagtaatctgtgaatgtagcagacagatgaaaaatgcaaatagaaatgaaacatttttgtttaaatttttactccgtcgaggctctgcctccttggaggaggaataacctaaacaacaaaaatatctcttttaataacttaattataaactttttgtttataaaaaattacataaaaattaatattcctataaaaaagaaccatcaaaattccaccattcatcagacccagaaaagatgaaaacagaatgaatctctggattttcaactttctgaagctctttgaactacttatgctgattttatgtgccatacagtggaaaaaacaactaaattcaggctttgtCATcgaaatcacttttttctatatgtcccttttttttaaaaaaaataattttaaatcataaacacgtatgtctattcattgattcaactgtcaaccacaattttatttgaattgaaaaacttcacttattgtgtcaaatattgctatttgacaaaactgcaattaattgcgattaattaattacaaagcctgtaattaattagattaatttttttaaaatcgcgGCCCACCACtaattataattaaaaaaaatttaattaacaaTATTATCTGTTTAAACTATATATTTCATGTAATTAGGGTTTAATATATTTTGTCAGTTCTGGAGTTCTATGATTATCACACAGCATATTCAAAAACCTCTGCATTTTTCAACGGCACATCGACACATGGATGATTTGGGATTCTGCTTTATGTTCTCAACAGTTGTGGTTGAATCAAGCAAAACGTTAGGTCTGATACAGCTTAAAGTAGCAGCCGGAATTACACCCATGCATGCCATAGCATGTATGACTAATGTAATGGAACTCAAACTTCATTACTGACCTGAAGAGATTTGAGTGCCTAGAAGACATTTAATTTCCCgcaaataaaataagtaaatgttATCTTTTAtatctttgtttctttcagtcAATTTCCCAGCACATCCAGGCCAAACATCACCACCAAACCCTCTAGACAAAACCTCCAACCCTGAGTCCCCACATTCAGGCTTCTCAGGACATGGAAAAATAGAATCAAGTAAGGTAGGACAaactttctcatttattttacatctattttacatttatttttacatctcTGATTTTACAAATACTGCAGTCTTTTGAATTTAAATTTAGTGCAGGAAAGGGATTGCTAGCTCAGTATGTGGATGTGGGTGTGGAGTGTGCTGTACATATTTCTGAGCTGTACTGTCTGCAGCAAACAGAGACCAGGAGGATAACTCACATCTCAGCAGAGCAGAAGAGGCGTTTCAACATCAAACTGGGATTTGACACTTTACATGACCTTGTGACAACACTGAGCTCTCAGCCAAGCATAAAGGTACAGTGAAAAGCTGTGCAGCTACATTACAGATagatggtggtggagggggaggGTTGGAGCATCAAAGAGTAGCTGAGCTGCTACAGAGTTTAAGTGCTGAACTGTAGTGTTTGACTTGTAAATGCAACCGAGGAAACATCATCAGGTAGAAAGCAACCGCAATAATACTGAAATTTTGTGAATTGTTATGGCATATGACTGACCTGCAGTAATCCCTCTGTCTTCTGGCATAGATCAGCAAAGCCACCACACTGCAGAAGACCGCTGAGTACATTAGTAAGATGCAGCAGGAGAGAGCTCAGCTGCATGAGGAGGCTCAGAGACTCAGAGAGGAGATCCAGCTGCTAAACTCTGCCATCAAGTGAGACCGATAGCTCGACCTCTgcatatgtgtatatgtatacatGTATGTGAGCAGGGATGCGAGTGTATGTACTGGGTGTTATTTTGCCTTAACGTTCTATCGGGGTCATTATAGAATTTAATTTTAAGAACAAGTTCACAGTAATTTGGATTTTGCCCATCAGTACGTGCATTGTTC from Amphiprion ocellaris isolate individual 3 ecotype Okinawa chromosome 14, ASM2253959v1, whole genome shotgun sequence encodes the following:
- the LOC111564926 gene encoding carbohydrate-responsive element-binding protein-like isoform X1; amino-acid sequence: MAGKAESPLQDSSESDSDPEVGPCRAGPSSGPPPRSQVIHSGHFMVSSPHSDSAPRRRKSGGSLRYDFDTVNRTWCQTYRYGPLSSGSLSIDPTLTRLFECMSLAYSGKIVSPKWKSFKGLRLLWRDKIRLNNAIWRAWFIQYVEKRKNPVCGFISPLEGSEADAHRKPEAIILEGSYWKRRIEVVLKEYHKWRIYYKKRLQKKKDDILSMLQEGQICQAKRSNQIHQEPEAAPVEAHMFDLDCLLSDISDTLFTMTQKPCAWASDRHNTYTCNADIIQPGLTPLQPNLDDFMDIPDIFMNYRGQPTDQTAFADCGYYDSLSSTAFAPGPSPVVTDPQLMIDTQLAQPNLASNNLPSTSNTEADQTRPGQDCSEYHTSPIISRAMPYGHQSYQDAPASIAFASSTEQPDPASVPFLYPLPCHKYGYYTTPSMTSTVITHTASTMGAQGSVHQTHGYPHAGDTYSQTPCHSLSYSAAVSDLVQAALPSVTTSHCFSVPEQVAVTGVRGKHKQKTGGLRPTGPCAMPSSPPSTAPTATSCLAKLLSSSTHERKPALEFDTALATAKGQRSSSPSSLQTSSGSHVGASTSQLQYGAGWPEGIPALTPLPCLSASLGHSGTHGSASRGLTVSALLAHGSTHTSTTLLIPKTEKLSPVQLYSTDRSSLTVNFPAHPGQTSPPNPLDKTSNPESPHSGFSGHGKIESSKQTETRRITHISAEQKRRFNIKLGFDTLHDLVTTLSSQPSIKISKATTLQKTAEYISKMQQERAQLHEEAQRLREEIQLLNSAINACQQQLPATGVPITRQRFDHMRQKFREYARTQTLQNWKFWIFSIIIEPLFESYNGMVSTASVEELCRSTLSWLDQHCSLPALRPMVLSSLRLLSTTTAILTDPSLLPEQATHAVTQGDPVAALDHSLQPTAQQ
- the LOC111564926 gene encoding carbohydrate-responsive element-binding protein-like isoform X2 — translated: MAGKAESPLQDSSESDSDPEVGPCRAGPSSGPPPRSQVIHSGHFMVSSPHSDSAPRRRKSGGSLRYDFDTVNRTWCQTYRYGPLSSGSLSIDPTLTRLFECMSLAYSGKIVSPKWKSFKGLRLLWRDKIRLNNAIWRAWFIQYVEKRKNPVCGFISPLEGSEADAHRKPEAIILEGSYWKRRIEVVLKEYHKWRIYYKKRLQKKKDDILSMLQEGQICQAKRSNQIHQEPEAAPVEAHMFDLDCLLSDISDTLFTMTQKPCAWASDRHNTYTCNADIIQPGLTPLQPNLDDFMDIPDIFMNYRGQPTDQTAFADCGYYDSLSSTAFAPGPSPVVTDPQLMIDTQLAQPNLASNNLPSTSNTEADQTRPGQDCSEYHTSPIISRAMPYGHQSYQDAPASIAFASSTEQPDPASVPFLYPLPCHKYGYYTTPSMTSTVITHTASTMGAQGSVHQTHGYPHAGDTYSQTPCHSLSYSAAVSDLVQAALPSVTTSHCFSVPEQVAVTGVRGKHKQKTGGLRPTGPCAMPSSPPSTAPTATSCLAKLLSSSTHERKPALEFDTALATAKGQRSSSPSSLTSSGSHVGASTSQLQYGAGWPEGIPALTPLPCLSASLGHSGTHGSASRGLTVSALLAHGSTHTSTTLLIPKTEKLSPVQLYSTDRSSLTVNFPAHPGQTSPPNPLDKTSNPESPHSGFSGHGKIESSKQTETRRITHISAEQKRRFNIKLGFDTLHDLVTTLSSQPSIKISKATTLQKTAEYISKMQQERAQLHEEAQRLREEIQLLNSAINACQQQLPATGVPITRQRFDHMRQKFREYARTQTLQNWKFWIFSIIIEPLFESYNGMVSTASVEELCRSTLSWLDQHCSLPALRPMVLSSLRLLSTTTAILTDPSLLPEQATHAVTQGDPVAALDHSLQPTAQQ